The following proteins come from a genomic window of Prionailurus viverrinus isolate Anna chromosome D1, UM_Priviv_1.0, whole genome shotgun sequence:
- the DEAF1 gene encoding deformed epidermal autoregulatory factor 1 homolog isoform X3, whose amino-acid sequence MEDSDSAAKQLGLAEAAAVAAAAAVAAAAAAAAGGEAEEPVLSRDEDSEEDGDSEAERETRRVTAVAVMAAESGHMDMGAEALPGPDEAAAAAAFAEVTTVTVANVGASADNVFTTSVANAASLSGHVLSGRTALQIGDSLNTEKATLIVVHTDGSIVETAGLKGPAAPLTPGPQCPPTPAAPGQERGGTKYNWDPSVYDSELPVRCRNISGTLFKSRLGSGGRGRCIKQGENWYSPTEFEAMAGRASSKDWKRSIRYAGRPLQCLIQDGILNPHAASCTCAACCDDMTLSGPVRLFVPYKRRKKENEPPATPVKKEPPKNITLLPATAATAFTVTPSGQITTSGALTFDRASTVEATAVISESPAQGDVFAGATVQEAGVQPPCRVGHPEPHYPGYQDSCQIAPFPEAALPTSHPKIVLTSLPALAVPPSTPTKAVSPSVVSGLEMSEPRNWLYLEEMVNSLLSTAQQLKTLFEQAKQASSYREAAAAQARVQADADRKEIIVTW is encoded by the exons ATGGAGGACTCGGACTCGGCCGCCAAGCAGCTGGGCCTGGCCGAGGCGGCGGCTGTGGCGGCCGCCGCCGCTGttgcggcggcggccgcggccgcgGCAGGAGGCGAGGCGGAGGAGCCGGTGCTCAGCAGGGACGAGGACTCGGAGGAGGACGGAGACTCGGAGGCAGAGCGCGAGACTCGGCGGGTGACGGCCGTGGCGGTGATGGCCGCCGAGTCCGGGCACATGGACATGGGTGCCGAGGCCCTGCCGGGTCCCGACGAGGCCGCCGCGGCCGCAGCCTTCGCAG AGGTGACCACTGTGACCGTGGCCAACGTGGGCGCCTCTGCAGACAACGTCTTCACCACGTCGGTGGCAAATGCCGCCTCACTCTCGGGACACGTCCTG TCTGGCAGGACAGCCCTGCAGATCGGGGACAGCCTGAACACAGAGAAGGCCACGCTGATTGTTGTGCACACGGACGGGAGCATCGTGGAGACGGCGGGGCTGAAGGGGCCAGCTGCACCTCTCACTCCAG GCCCTCAGTGCCCTCCGACTCCTGCAGCTCCCGGCCAGGAGCGAGGCGGAACCAAATATAACTGGGACCCCTCGGTGTACGACAGCGAGCTGCCCGTGCGCTGCCGGAACATCAGCGGCACGCTGTTCAAGAGCAGGCTCGGCTCAG GCGGCCGGGGCCGATGCATCAAGCAGGGGGAGAACTGGTACAGCCCGACCGAGTTCGAAGCCATGGCCGGAAGAGCCAGCAGTAAGGACTGGAAGAGGAGCATCCGCTACGCGGGCAGGCCGCTTCAGTGCCTCATTCAG GACGGGATCTTAAATCCTCACGCTGCCTCATGCACCTGTGCCGCCTGCTGTGACGACATGACCCTG AGCGGCCCAGTCAGGCTCTTCGTCCCCTACAAAAGGCGCAAGAAGGAGAATGAGCCGCCTGCGACCCCCGTGAAGAAGGAGCCCCCCAAGAACATCACGCTGCTTCCCGCCACCGCCGCCACCGCCT TCACCGTGACCCCCTCAGGACAGATCACTACCTCGGGCGCACTGACCTTTGACCGGGCGTCCACCGTGGAGGCCACCGCCGTCATCTCAGAGAGCCCGGCCCAGGGCGATGTCTTCGCGGGAGCCACGG TGCAAGAGGCAGGCGTGCAGCCCCCGTGCAGAGTCGGCCACCCGGAGCCGCACTACCCAGGGTATCAGGACAGCTGCCAGATCGCACCCTTCCCGGAAGCAGCACTGCCAACGTCTCATCCCAAAATAG TGTTGACCTCCCTGCCGGCCTTGGCcgtcccaccctccacccccaccaaagCCGTCTCCCCCTCGGTGGTCAGCGGGCTGGAGATGTCGGAGCCTCGGAACTGGCTGTACCTGGAAGAGATGGTCAACTCCCTGCTCAGCACGGCCCAGCAACTGAAGACACTGTTCGAACAAGCCAAGCAGGCCAGCTCCTACAGAGAAGCCGCCGCGGCCCAGGCCAGAGTCCAGGCGGACGCAGATCGCAAGGAG ATTATTGTCACGTGGTGA
- the DEAF1 gene encoding deformed epidermal autoregulatory factor 1 homolog isoform X2 has protein sequence MEDSDSAAKQLGLAEAAAVAAAAAVAAAAAAAAGGEAEEPVLSRDEDSEEDGDSEAERETRRVTAVAVMAAESGHMDMGAEALPGPDEAAAAAAFAEVTTVTVANVGASADNVFTTSVANAASLSGHVLSGRTALQIGDSLNTEKATLIVVHTDGSIVETAGLKGPAAPLTPGPQCPPTPAAPGQERGGTKYNWDPSVYDSELPVRCRNISGTLFKSRLGSGGRGRCIKQGENWYSPTEFEAMAGRASSKDWKRSIRYAGRPLQCLIQDGILNPHAASCTCAACCDDMTLSGPVRLFVPYKRRKKENEPPATPVKKEPPKNITLLPATAATAFTVTPSGQITTSGALTFDRASTVEATAVISESPAQGDVFAGATVQEAGVQPPCRVGHPEPHYPGYQDSCQIAPFPEAALPTSHPKIVLTSLPALAVPPSTPTKAVSPSVVSGLEMSEPRNWLYLEEMVNSLLSTAQQLKTLFEQAKQASSYREAAAAQARVQADADRKELPAGSSEGGSGSPGSRSTAGGHSLRSSLQPLRLFVRGLEVA, from the exons ATGGAGGACTCGGACTCGGCCGCCAAGCAGCTGGGCCTGGCCGAGGCGGCGGCTGTGGCGGCCGCCGCCGCTGttgcggcggcggccgcggccgcgGCAGGAGGCGAGGCGGAGGAGCCGGTGCTCAGCAGGGACGAGGACTCGGAGGAGGACGGAGACTCGGAGGCAGAGCGCGAGACTCGGCGGGTGACGGCCGTGGCGGTGATGGCCGCCGAGTCCGGGCACATGGACATGGGTGCCGAGGCCCTGCCGGGTCCCGACGAGGCCGCCGCGGCCGCAGCCTTCGCAG AGGTGACCACTGTGACCGTGGCCAACGTGGGCGCCTCTGCAGACAACGTCTTCACCACGTCGGTGGCAAATGCCGCCTCACTCTCGGGACACGTCCTG TCTGGCAGGACAGCCCTGCAGATCGGGGACAGCCTGAACACAGAGAAGGCCACGCTGATTGTTGTGCACACGGACGGGAGCATCGTGGAGACGGCGGGGCTGAAGGGGCCAGCTGCACCTCTCACTCCAG GCCCTCAGTGCCCTCCGACTCCTGCAGCTCCCGGCCAGGAGCGAGGCGGAACCAAATATAACTGGGACCCCTCGGTGTACGACAGCGAGCTGCCCGTGCGCTGCCGGAACATCAGCGGCACGCTGTTCAAGAGCAGGCTCGGCTCAG GCGGCCGGGGCCGATGCATCAAGCAGGGGGAGAACTGGTACAGCCCGACCGAGTTCGAAGCCATGGCCGGAAGAGCCAGCAGTAAGGACTGGAAGAGGAGCATCCGCTACGCGGGCAGGCCGCTTCAGTGCCTCATTCAG GACGGGATCTTAAATCCTCACGCTGCCTCATGCACCTGTGCCGCCTGCTGTGACGACATGACCCTG AGCGGCCCAGTCAGGCTCTTCGTCCCCTACAAAAGGCGCAAGAAGGAGAATGAGCCGCCTGCGACCCCCGTGAAGAAGGAGCCCCCCAAGAACATCACGCTGCTTCCCGCCACCGCCGCCACCGCCT TCACCGTGACCCCCTCAGGACAGATCACTACCTCGGGCGCACTGACCTTTGACCGGGCGTCCACCGTGGAGGCCACCGCCGTCATCTCAGAGAGCCCGGCCCAGGGCGATGTCTTCGCGGGAGCCACGG TGCAAGAGGCAGGCGTGCAGCCCCCGTGCAGAGTCGGCCACCCGGAGCCGCACTACCCAGGGTATCAGGACAGCTGCCAGATCGCACCCTTCCCGGAAGCAGCACTGCCAACGTCTCATCCCAAAATAG TGTTGACCTCCCTGCCGGCCTTGGCcgtcccaccctccacccccaccaaagCCGTCTCCCCCTCGGTGGTCAGCGGGCTGGAGATGTCGGAGCCTCGGAACTGGCTGTACCTGGAAGAGATGGTCAACTCCCTGCTCAGCACGGCCCAGCAACTGAAGACACTGTTCGAACAAGCCAAGCAGGCCAGCTCCTACAGAGAAGCCGCCGCGGCCCAGGCCAGAGTCCAGGCGGACGCAGATCGCAAGGAG CTTCCAGCAGGTTCTTCCGAAGGAGGATCCGGGAGTCCGGGTTCACGGAGCACAGCCGGGGGACATTCTCTCCGCTCGTCACTGCAGCCCCTGCGGCTTTTTGTGCGCGGCCTGGAGGTTGCTTAG
- the TMEM80 gene encoding transmembrane protein 80 isoform X3, translated as MAEGTGRARSRETAGIAADWAGGAGRQDGGRAASCQELLAGKTETRECAGQQAGRPAKRWSPLCVCLRQSRALSSDLCERPPLARRVSIWAQSFPVPAGLSSATDRAFSSPPLSSQVHTPAQPQLSKSQRSDPRMDNPR; from the exons ATGGCCGAAGGGACGGGAAGAGCGCGGAGCCGAGAGACTGCCGGGATCGCGGCGGActgggcgggcggggccgggcggcaagatggcggccgCGCGGCGAG CTGTCAGGAATTACTTGCGGGGAAGACAGAGACGAGGGAGTGCGCTGGGCAGCAAGCGGGACGTCCTGCAAAGAGGTGGTCTCCGTTGTGCGTGTGCTTGAGGCAGAGCAGAGCCCTCTCGTCAGACCTTTGTGAACGGCCGCCGCTAGCGAGACGTGTTTCCATTTG GGCGCAGTCCTTCCCTGTCCCGGCTGGGCTCAGCTCGGCCACAGACAGAGCCTTCTCCTCTCCACCTCTGAGCTCCCAAGTACACACTCCGGCCCAGCCTCAGCTTTCGAAAAGCCAACGGTCAGATCCTCGGATGGACAATCCCAGATAA
- the TMEM80 gene encoding transmembrane protein 80 isoform X1, translated as MATRRCLHWACLCRAPGKTGQSWPPGVDALRGSLGLLGTESLTTGQLSSVSLQVLLYLSGGYYALYFLATLLMIIYKSQVFSYPCPYLALDLTLLFLMGILEAVRLYLGTKGNLMEAEVPLAVSLVLTAGGALLSTYFLLWQTLVLWADSTLSAALLTLHGLEAVLQLVAIAAFVS; from the exons ATGGCCACCCGCAGGTGCCTACACTGGGCCTGCCTGTGTCGGGCCCCTGGGAAGACGGGGCAGAGCTGGCCCCCTGGGGTGGACGCACTGCGAGGCTCTCTGGGTCTGCTTGGGACCGAGTCCTTAACCACTGGCCAGCTCTCGTCCGTCTCCTTGCAAGTGCTGCTCTACCTGAGTGGGGGGTATTATGCCCTGTATTTCCTGGCTACGCTCCTAATGATCATATATAAAA GTCAGGTTTTCAGTTATCCTTGTCCTTACCTGGCTCTCGACCTGACTCTGCTGTTTCTGATGGGGATTCTGGAAGCAGTTCGGTTGTACCTGG GCACCAAGGGCAACCTGATGGAGGCCGAGGTGCCGCTGGCCGTCAGCCTGGTCCTTACAGCGGGTGGCGCCCTGCTGTCCACCTACTTCCTGCTCTGGCAGACGCTGGTGCTGTGGGCCGACTCCACCCTCAGCGCCGCGCTCCTCACGCTCCACGGCCTGGAGGCCGTCCTGCAGCTGGTGGCCATCGCTGCCTTTGTCAGCTAG
- the TMEM80 gene encoding transmembrane protein 80 isoform X2 has product MAAARRGRASSAVLSSVSLQVLLYLSGGYYALYFLATLLMIIYKSQVFSYPCPYLALDLTLLFLMGILEAVRLYLGTKGNLMEAEVPLAVSLVLTAGGALLSTYFLLWQTLVLWADSTLSAALLTLHGLEAVLQLVAIAAFVS; this is encoded by the exons atggcggccgCGCGGCGAG GGAGAGCTTCATCCGCGGTG CTCTCGTCCGTCTCCTTGCAAGTGCTGCTCTACCTGAGTGGGGGGTATTATGCCCTGTATTTCCTGGCTACGCTCCTAATGATCATATATAAAA GTCAGGTTTTCAGTTATCCTTGTCCTTACCTGGCTCTCGACCTGACTCTGCTGTTTCTGATGGGGATTCTGGAAGCAGTTCGGTTGTACCTGG GCACCAAGGGCAACCTGATGGAGGCCGAGGTGCCGCTGGCCGTCAGCCTGGTCCTTACAGCGGGTGGCGCCCTGCTGTCCACCTACTTCCTGCTCTGGCAGACGCTGGTGCTGTGGGCCGACTCCACCCTCAGCGCCGCGCTCCTCACGCTCCACGGCCTGGAGGCCGTCCTGCAGCTGGTGGCCATCGCTGCCTTTGTCAGCTAG
- the TMEM80 gene encoding transmembrane protein 80 isoform X4 translates to MAEGTGRARSRETAGIAADWAGGAGRQDGGRAASCQELLAGKTETRECAGQQAGRPAKRWSPLCVCLRQSRALSSDLCERPPLARRVSIWESFIRGGILLLCPRVPWWASTARFLRAGLPDS, encoded by the exons ATGGCCGAAGGGACGGGAAGAGCGCGGAGCCGAGAGACTGCCGGGATCGCGGCGGActgggcgggcggggccgggcggcaagatggcggccgCGCGGCGAG CTGTCAGGAATTACTTGCGGGGAAGACAGAGACGAGGGAGTGCGCTGGGCAGCAAGCGGGACGTCCTGCAAAGAGGTGGTCTCCGTTGTGCGTGTGCTTGAGGCAGAGCAGAGCCCTCTCGTCAGACCTTTGTGAACGGCCGCCGCTAGCGAGACGTGTTTCCATTTG GGAGAGCTTCATCCGCGGTGGTATCCTTCTGCTGTGCCCACGTGTCCCCTGGTGGGCCTCCACAGCACGGTTCCTGAGGGCTGGTTTGCCGGACTCTTGA